In SAR324 cluster bacterium, one DNA window encodes the following:
- the aroE gene encoding shikimate dehydrogenase — protein sequence MRVIESMIHGTTQIYGVIGDPISHSLSPSLQNPAFAALGIDAVYVTFRVAPCSLGDALRGLLALNVQGINVTVPHKNEVFQYLDEVTDTARKIGAVNTLRNDSGHWIGENTDATGFIRSLEPLRLNLSGCSVGMLGAGGAARGVAVGLLEAGVSRLFICNRNHERAIVLAELLQASFGQQSVKAVSLEQLEKEELNLLVNTTTVGSEGYSSPAKLNRFDNLGAVADIIYRPSQTPLLLEAEKLGLPNLNGGGMLLYQGTAAFSFWTGRLAPEIIMRKALDEHLSKI from the coding sequence ATGAGAGTGATTGAGTCAATGATTCATGGGACAACACAGATATACGGTGTAATCGGTGATCCAATTTCTCACTCACTGTCTCCTTCACTCCAAAATCCAGCTTTTGCTGCCTTGGGAATTGATGCTGTCTATGTGACTTTCCGGGTTGCGCCCTGCTCATTGGGAGACGCCTTGCGAGGTCTACTTGCACTGAATGTTCAGGGAATCAACGTCACTGTTCCTCACAAAAACGAGGTGTTTCAATATCTAGATGAAGTCACGGATACGGCCCGTAAAATTGGTGCTGTCAACACTCTCCGAAATGACTCAGGACATTGGATTGGAGAAAATACTGATGCGACTGGTTTTATTCGATCATTAGAGCCATTAAGACTGAACTTGTCGGGATGTTCAGTCGGAATGCTCGGAGCTGGCGGTGCTGCGCGTGGTGTTGCAGTTGGGCTTTTGGAAGCTGGAGTTAGTCGATTATTTATTTGCAATCGAAATCATGAGCGAGCAATTGTACTTGCAGAGCTTCTCCAAGCATCATTTGGTCAGCAAAGTGTAAAAGCTGTGTCCTTGGAACAACTCGAGAAAGAAGAACTAAATTTATTGGTCAATACGACTACTGTAGGAAGTGAAGGGTATTCTAGTCCGGCTAAGCTCAATAGATTTGATAACTTGGGTGCCGTTGCAGATATAATTTATCGACCTTCGCAAACCCCTTTGTTGCTTGAAGCGGAGAAGCTAGGTTTGCCAAACCTGAATGGTGGAGGAATGCTGCTATATCAAGGAACAGCAGCATTTTCATTCTGGACAGGGAGACTGGCTCCCGAAATCATTATGCGCAAAGCACTGGATGAACATCTTTCAAAGATCTGA
- a CDS encoding HPr family phosphocarrier protein, which yields MVSQDVEIINRLGLHARAAAQLVKLTTQFQSKVFLKKGGQSANAKTIMDVLMLAGTQGTQITVEASGEDEQEALDATVRLIAARFHESD from the coding sequence ATGGTTTCTCAAGATGTTGAAATCATCAATAGATTAGGTCTGCATGCGCGGGCAGCTGCTCAATTGGTAAAGCTGACAACTCAGTTTCAGTCAAAGGTGTTTTTAAAAAAAGGTGGGCAGTCCGCCAACGCCAAAACTATTATGGATGTTTTGATGCTTGCTGGTACTCAAGGTACTCAAATCACCGTTGAAGCATCTGGAGAGGATGAGCAAGAGGCACTTGATGCAACTGTAAGATTGATCGCTGCACGATTCCATGAGAGTGATTGA